One Sphingobium sp. Z007 genomic region harbors:
- a CDS encoding hybrid sensor histidine kinase/response regulator, which produces MTSDTHPLYCLLVDDLEENLLALEALLKRDGLICLKARSGEEALELLLVHDVALALLDVQMPSMDGFELAEYMRGNERSRHVPIIFVTAGSADLQRRFRGYEAGAVDFIQKPIEADILRSKAAIFFDLYDQRRQILAQRDELATLADALKAADRRKNEFLAILGHELRNPIAALDAGLHLLEKREGTDAARDIRGRMGRHVHHLSRLIEDILDIARIDQGKISLKTQRILLQEVVAFAVETCQPTIEAAQHRLVIDVTDDPIWLDADYARVVQIVSNLLNNAAKYTPPGGDVRLTARRVDGWAEIEVADTGIGIAPDMQARIFDLFAQVKRPTGEAQDGLGIGLALVRQLVALHGGALSLKHSAPGEGSIFLVRLPTVEALVA; this is translated from the coding sequence ATGACGAGCGACACCCACCCCCTATATTGCCTGCTGGTCGACGACCTTGAGGAGAATCTGCTGGCGCTCGAAGCGCTGCTCAAGCGCGACGGCCTCATATGCCTGAAGGCCCGGTCGGGGGAGGAGGCGCTGGAACTGCTGCTGGTCCACGACGTCGCCCTGGCTTTGCTCGACGTTCAGATGCCAAGCATGGACGGGTTCGAGCTGGCCGAATATATGCGCGGCAACGAACGGTCCCGCCATGTTCCGATCATCTTCGTGACGGCGGGGAGCGCGGACCTGCAGCGGCGCTTTCGCGGCTATGAGGCAGGCGCGGTCGATTTCATCCAGAAGCCGATCGAAGCGGATATATTGCGCTCGAAGGCCGCGATCTTCTTCGACTTGTACGATCAGCGGCGGCAGATCCTGGCGCAGCGCGACGAACTGGCGACACTGGCCGATGCGCTCAAGGCGGCGGACCGGCGCAAGAATGAATTTCTCGCGATATTGGGCCATGAATTGCGCAATCCGATCGCAGCGCTGGACGCGGGCCTCCACCTGCTGGAGAAGCGCGAGGGCACCGACGCGGCGCGCGACATTCGGGGGCGGATGGGTCGCCATGTCCATCATCTGTCCCGCCTGATCGAGGATATCCTGGATATCGCGCGCATCGACCAAGGCAAGATTTCGCTCAAGACGCAGCGCATCCTGCTACAGGAAGTCGTCGCTTTCGCCGTGGAAACATGCCAGCCGACCATAGAGGCGGCGCAGCACCGGCTGGTCATCGATGTCACCGACGATCCCATCTGGCTCGACGCCGATTATGCCCGCGTCGTCCAGATCGTCAGCAATCTGCTCAACAATGCGGCCAAATATACGCCGCCGGGCGGCGATGTGCGCCTGACCGCACGCAGGGTCGATGGCTGGGCGGAAATAGAAGTGGCCGACACCGGCATCGGCATCGCGCCCGACATGCAGGCGCGGATTTTCGACCTGTTCGCGCAGGTGAAGCGGCCGACGGGCGAGGCGCAGGACGGCCTTGGCATTGGGCTGGCGCTCGTCCGGCAACTGGTGGCGCTGCACGGCGGCGCGCTGTCGCTCAAACATAGTGCGCCCGGTGAAGGCAGTATCTTCCTGGTCCGGCTGCCGACGGTGGAAGCGCTGGTGGCCTGA
- a CDS encoding chemotaxis protein CheB: MNVQPIQAIAIGASAGAVQALLRILPALPAAYPLPVLIVVHVPPDRSNALVALFQSKCLLPVREAEDKEPIAASTIYFAPSDYHLLVEADRSLALSWDEPVNHSRPAIDVLLQSAADAYGPALAGIVLTGANHDGAAGLAAVGDAGGFAIAQDPAEAQVATMPAAALAACPSARAMTIDDIISYLLTLATT, translated from the coding sequence ATGAACGTGCAGCCGATCCAGGCGATCGCGATCGGCGCGTCGGCCGGTGCCGTCCAGGCATTGCTGCGGATATTGCCGGCGCTGCCCGCCGCCTATCCGCTGCCGGTGCTGATCGTCGTCCATGTGCCGCCGGACCGCAGCAATGCGCTGGTCGCCCTGTTCCAGTCCAAATGCCTGCTTCCGGTCCGGGAAGCGGAGGACAAGGAACCGATTGCGGCGAGCACGATCTATTTCGCGCCATCGGACTATCATCTGTTGGTGGAGGCCGACCGTTCGTTGGCCTTGTCCTGGGACGAGCCGGTGAACCACAGCCGCCCCGCGATCGACGTGCTGCTGCAAAGCGCGGCCGATGCCTATGGTCCGGCCCTCGCCGGTATCGTCCTGACCGGCGCCAATCATGACGGCGCGGCAGGACTGGCGGCGGTGGGCGACGCGGGCGGTTTCGCCATCGCGCAGGACCCTGCCGAAGCGCAGGTCGCGACCATGCCGGCGGCGGCGCTCGCCGCCTGTCCGTCGGCGCGAGCCATGACCATCGATGACATCATTTCCTATCTTCTGACACTGGCGACGACATGA
- a CDS encoding protein-glutamate O-methyltransferase CheR has translation MQGEVPAGVEDIEIQLLLEALYQRYHYDFRHYARASIKRRLLQARTQLGFASFSAMQDHLLHDPATLPRLLNYLTVQVSEMFRDPGYFRALREKVIPHLRTYPSLKVWVAGCSNGEELYSLSILFREEGLDQRTLFYATDINPNALQAAEAGIYPLDQIRKFTQNHQQSGARSSLSDYYTADYGRAVFDKSLRSQVVFSDHSLVTDAVFAEMHLISCRNVLIYFDRDLQDRALGLFRDSLARKGFLGLGSKESLRFSHHAPSFADFVREEKIYQRREP, from the coding sequence ATGCAGGGCGAGGTGCCGGCGGGCGTCGAGGATATCGAAATCCAGCTGCTGCTGGAGGCGCTGTATCAACGCTATCATTATGACTTTCGGCATTATGCGCGCGCCTCGATCAAGCGCCGCCTACTGCAAGCGCGCACGCAATTGGGCTTCGCCAGCTTTTCCGCCATGCAGGACCATCTGCTGCACGATCCTGCTACCTTGCCGCGCCTGCTCAATTATCTGACCGTACAGGTCAGCGAGATGTTTCGCGATCCCGGCTATTTCCGCGCCTTGCGGGAAAAGGTGATCCCGCATCTGCGCACCTATCCCTCGCTCAAAGTCTGGGTCGCAGGGTGCAGCAATGGGGAAGAACTTTATTCGCTGTCCATCCTGTTCCGCGAGGAGGGGCTGGACCAGCGCACGCTGTTCTACGCGACCGATATCAACCCCAATGCGCTTCAGGCGGCCGAAGCGGGGATCTATCCACTCGACCAGATCCGCAAGTTCACGCAAAACCATCAGCAATCGGGCGCGCGGTCCTCGCTGTCCGATTATTATACGGCGGACTATGGTCGCGCCGTGTTCGACAAGAGCCTGCGGTCGCAGGTCGTCTTTTCCGATCACAGCCTGGTGACCGACGCGGTCTTTGCTGAAATGCATCTCATTTCGTGCCGCAACGTCCTCATCTATTTCGATCGGGATTTGCAGGACCGGGCGCTTGGCCTGTTTCGCGATTCGCTCGCGCGCAAGGGCTTTCTGGGCCTGGGATCGAAGGAGAGCCTGCGCTTTTCCCATCACGCGCCATCCTTCGCCGATTTCGTCCGGGAGGAAAAAATCTACCAGAGGCGGGAGCCATGA
- a CDS encoding response regulator, whose amino-acid sequence MAIGKTAFAGSPLSRASIWAAIGLALGLAFFIISGAVAYRNIQSLRESDGAIRHTHSVLMALDELLSATQDAETGQRGYLLTGAQAYLEPYDSAVKNLTGRMQAVATLTRDNPTQQANVAALKRHVDAKLAELRETVDLRRTQGVAAALAVVMTDRGKVEMDAIRAQLNGMAQEELRLRQIRMDDMAAASRTAIMTGVISSLIGAGLTIVIFILTRISTRARARQQWLQAGQLGLAKAMGGEKSVEEVGEAILGFLARYLGFQGGALFKGEGGRFQRVATLGIPADADVPAGFLVKEGLLGQVAAEGTPLVLQDIPDGYLTIGSALGRDRPRHLVLIPTKADEVVNAVLELGFFQQISPAVLELMEQASPAIGIALRSARFRARLQDALEETQRQSGELQAQSEELRVSNEELEEQGRALRESQVRLEQQQVELEQTNSQLEEQAQTLENQRDELERATGTLQLKARELEQASQYKSDFLANMSHELRTPLNSLLILSKLLGDNPEGNLSHDQVKFARTIESSGNDLLTLINDILDLSKIEAGHIQVQPETVPLQRLVGDIRQMFQPVAETRNLAFEIEIAPDCPRAIETDRMRIEQIVKNLLSNAFKFTEQGSIRLTLAPMEGDRLAIAVADTGIGMSKEQQSHIFEAFHQADGTISRRYGGTGLGLSISRQLARLLGGSISLESKPGEGSRFTLSVPLVYDPATAGSRAAAPAAPAARAEPVQAAPAAPAPARHVPAQPKWIVEDDRASIAEGRRLLLIIEDDEVFASIICELSRDLGFQCIIAGTAEEAVKLAREYKPSAVVLDLGLPDQSGLTVLDRLKHDDATRHIPIHVVSASDHSQAAMSLGAVGYLVKPVKREQLAEVLENLHAKLATRVRRVLIVEDDPVQRDAVARLLLTDDVETVGVGTAAECLEQLRQHTFDCMVLDLTLPDTSGFALLETLSEEGDHGFPPVIVYTGHDLSPDDEQRLRRYSSSIIIKGAKSPERLLDEVSLFLHQVVSELPPEQRKMIQKARNRDAALEGRRILIVEDDVRNVYSLTSVLEPRGAAVQIARNGQEAIDALAASVDDPAKAIDLVLMDVMMPVMDGLTATRTLRSDPRWTGLPILMLTAKAMPDDQQRCLEAGANDYMAKPIDVDKLLSLVRVWMPR is encoded by the coding sequence ATGGCAATCGGAAAAACAGCTTTTGCGGGCAGCCCGCTGTCCCGCGCGTCGATCTGGGCCGCGATCGGCCTGGCGCTTGGTCTGGCCTTCTTCATCATCAGCGGCGCGGTCGCCTATCGCAACATACAAAGCCTGCGCGAGAGCGATGGGGCGATCCGCCACACCCACAGCGTATTGATGGCGCTGGACGAACTTCTGTCGGCTACCCAAGATGCCGAAACGGGGCAGCGCGGCTATCTCTTGACGGGCGCCCAAGCCTATCTGGAACCCTATGATAGTGCGGTGAAGAATTTGACCGGCCGGATGCAGGCGGTCGCCACGCTGACCCGCGACAATCCGACCCAGCAGGCCAATGTCGCCGCGCTGAAGCGGCATGTCGATGCCAAGCTGGCGGAATTGCGCGAAACCGTGGACCTGCGCCGGACCCAAGGCGTGGCGGCGGCGCTGGCCGTAGTGATGACCGACCGCGGCAAGGTGGAAATGGATGCGATCCGGGCGCAGTTGAACGGCATGGCGCAGGAAGAGCTGCGGCTGCGCCAGATCCGCATGGACGACATGGCGGCCGCGTCGCGCACCGCCATCATGACCGGCGTCATATCCAGCCTCATCGGCGCGGGCCTTACCATCGTCATCTTCATCCTCACACGGATCAGCACCCGCGCCCGCGCGCGCCAGCAATGGCTGCAGGCTGGTCAGCTCGGCTTGGCCAAAGCGATGGGCGGCGAAAAGTCGGTGGAGGAAGTGGGCGAAGCCATCCTTGGCTTCCTTGCCCGCTATCTCGGCTTCCAGGGCGGCGCGCTGTTCAAGGGGGAGGGGGGGCGTTTCCAGCGCGTCGCAACCCTCGGCATACCGGCTGATGCAGATGTGCCAGCCGGTTTTCTGGTCAAGGAAGGGCTGCTGGGGCAGGTCGCCGCCGAAGGCACGCCGCTCGTCTTGCAGGATATTCCCGATGGCTATCTGACGATCGGATCGGCGTTGGGCAGGGACCGGCCACGCCATCTGGTCCTCATCCCGACCAAGGCGGACGAGGTCGTCAATGCGGTGCTGGAACTGGGCTTTTTCCAGCAGATCAGCCCTGCGGTGCTCGAACTTATGGAGCAGGCGTCGCCAGCGATTGGCATAGCCCTGCGCTCCGCCCGCTTCCGCGCGCGGTTGCAGGATGCGCTGGAGGAAACCCAGCGCCAGTCGGGCGAGTTGCAGGCGCAGAGCGAGGAACTGCGCGTTTCGAATGAGGAACTGGAAGAACAGGGGCGTGCGCTCAGGGAATCCCAGGTCCGGCTGGAACAGCAGCAGGTCGAGCTGGAACAGACCAACAGCCAGTTGGAGGAGCAGGCCCAGACGCTGGAAAACCAGCGCGACGAACTGGAGCGCGCCACCGGCACCCTGCAGTTGAAGGCGCGCGAACTAGAGCAGGCAAGCCAGTATAAGTCCGATTTCCTCGCCAATATGTCGCACGAATTGCGCACGCCGCTCAATTCGCTCTTGATCCTGTCAAAGCTGCTGGGCGACAATCCTGAAGGTAACTTGTCGCACGATCAGGTCAAATTCGCGCGGACGATCGAGTCGTCGGGGAACGATCTGCTCACGCTCATAAACGACATTCTCGACCTGTCTAAGATCGAGGCGGGGCATATCCAGGTCCAGCCTGAAACCGTGCCGTTGCAGCGGCTGGTCGGCGATATCCGGCAAATGTTCCAGCCGGTCGCCGAAACGCGCAATCTGGCGTTTGAGATTGAGATCGCACCCGATTGCCCCCGCGCGATCGAGACGGACCGGATGCGGATCGAGCAGATCGTCAAGAATCTTTTGTCCAACGCTTTCAAATTCACCGAACAGGGGAGCATACGCCTGACCCTGGCCCCGATGGAGGGCGATCGCCTGGCGATCGCGGTCGCCGATACGGGGATCGGCATGTCGAAGGAGCAGCAGAGCCATATTTTCGAGGCGTTTCACCAGGCGGACGGTACGATCAGCCGGCGGTACGGCGGCACAGGCCTTGGTCTGTCCATCTCTCGCCAGCTCGCCCGCCTGCTCGGCGGCAGCATCAGCCTGGAGAGCAAGCCCGGCGAGGGCAGCCGCTTCACGCTGAGCGTGCCGCTGGTCTATGATCCGGCCACGGCAGGATCGCGTGCCGCGGCGCCCGCGGCCCCGGCAGCCCGCGCCGAACCCGTTCAGGCCGCGCCCGCCGCGCCAGCGCCCGCCCGACATGTCCCGGCCCAGCCCAAATGGATCGTCGAGGATGATCGCGCCTCGATCGCCGAAGGGCGCCGCCTGCTCCTCATCATCGAGGATGACGAAGTCTTCGCCTCTATCATATGTGAATTGTCGCGCGACCTGGGCTTCCAATGCATCATTGCCGGCACGGCGGAAGAAGCGGTGAAGCTGGCGCGGGAGTATAAGCCCAGCGCCGTCGTGCTGGACCTTGGCCTGCCCGACCAGTCTGGGCTGACCGTGCTGGACCGGCTCAAGCATGACGATGCGACGCGCCATATTCCCATCCATGTCGTGTCTGCGTCGGACCATAGCCAGGCCGCGATGTCGCTGGGCGCAGTCGGTTATCTGGTGAAGCCGGTGAAGCGCGAGCAACTGGCCGAAGTGCTGGAAAATCTGCACGCCAAGCTGGCGACGCGAGTCCGCCGCGTCCTCATCGTCGAGGATGATCCGGTCCAGCGCGATGCCGTCGCCCGGCTGCTGCTGACCGACGACGTTGAAACGGTCGGTGTCGGCACCGCGGCCGAATGTCTGGAGCAACTGCGCCAGCATACGTTCGACTGCATGGTGCTGGACCTGACCTTGCCTGATACGTCCGGCTTCGCCCTGCTGGAAACGCTGAGCGAGGAGGGGGATCATGGCTTCCCGCCGGTGATCGTCTATACCGGCCACGACCTGTCGCCCGACGACGAACAGCGCCTGCGCCGCTATTCCAGTTCGATCATCATCAAGGGCGCCAAGTCGCCCGAACGGCTGCTGGACGAAGTGTCGTTGTTCCTGCACCAGGTCGTGTCCGAACTGCCGCCCGAACAGCGCAAGATGATCCAGAAGGCCCGCAATCGCGATGCCGCGCTGGAAGGCCGCCGCATCCTCATTGTCGAGGATGACGTGCGCAACGTCTATTCGCTGACGAGCGTATTGGAACCGCGCGGCGCGGCGGTCCAGATCGCCCGCAATGGGCAGGAGGCGATCGATGCGCTGGCGGCGTCTGTGGACGATCCGGCTAAGGCTATCGACCTTGTTCTGATGGACGTGATGATGCCGGTGATGGACGGGTTGACCGCCACGCGCACGCTGCGCAGCGATCCGCGCTGGACCGGGCTGCCGATCCTGATGCTGACTGCCAAGGCGATGCCTGACGATCAGCAGCGTTGCCTGGAAGCCGGGGCCAACGACTATATGGCCAAACCCATCGACGTCGATAAATTGCTCTCGCTGGTGCGCGTGTGGATGCCGCGATAA
- a CDS encoding PAS domain-containing sensor histidine kinase: protein MTHGSSSAEQDASSAQSFLIEASERLAAARSMSEVVDVLRRTARSAIGAEGIAVVLKDGDLCHYVAEDAIGPLWRGYRFPADSCVSGWTMRHGQTIAIADILTDHRVPQEAYRPTFVRSLVMAPIGRPAPVAALGAYWSQPGAHDRATIDRLESLARLSGIAIENARLIHEMEESERHRALILAAGRMGSWTFDTATGALDASSLCRRNFGRDPALPFSYADWQAAIHPEDRDRVNAAIRDSLNSGCDYDVEYRVVTPDGGIRWVAVRAQPARLADGAATGLAGISIDITDRKHMEDALRTSAATLEHLVEERTRELVRTQDALRQSQKLEAMGQLTGGVAHDFNNLLTPIIGSLDLLHRRQVGGEREQRVIAGALDSADRARTLVQRLLAFARRQPLKPEPVDLGSLVRGMAELIGTTLGPQIKVRLDLATDLPSALADAHQVEMALLNLAVNARDAMPRGGEFVLSADYIDQPDAVANSVKPGRYVILRVADTGVGMNAETRRRAIEPFFSTKGVGQGTGLGLSMAHGLALQLGGALTIDSAPGHGTAVALWLPVSERNPIEARDAPTWQTAFTGTALLVDDEDIVRASTADMLTDLGFQVMEARSGAEAIACLNRADSIDIMVTDHIMPNMTGVELAREIALIDPMLPVLIVSGYSDAVGLASSLPRLGKPFRQADLAAVLATILPTPLTPPMDIAQDQRQD from the coding sequence ATGACCCATGGCTCATCGTCGGCGGAACAGGATGCGTCCAGCGCGCAATCCTTTCTGATCGAAGCGAGCGAGCGGCTGGCGGCGGCGCGATCCATGAGCGAGGTTGTCGATGTGCTGCGCCGGACGGCACGGTCCGCCATCGGCGCGGAGGGGATCGCCGTCGTGCTGAAGGACGGCGATTTGTGTCATTATGTGGCCGAGGACGCCATCGGCCCCTTGTGGAGAGGCTATCGATTCCCCGCCGATAGCTGCGTGTCGGGCTGGACGATGCGCCATGGGCAGACTATCGCTATCGCCGACATATTGACTGACCACCGGGTGCCGCAGGAGGCCTACCGCCCGACGTTCGTCCGCAGTCTGGTCATGGCGCCGATCGGCAGGCCGGCGCCGGTGGCAGCGCTGGGTGCCTATTGGTCGCAACCGGGCGCGCATGACCGGGCGACGATCGACCGGCTGGAAAGCCTGGCGCGCCTGTCGGGCATCGCGATCGAAAACGCCCGGCTGATCCATGAAATGGAGGAGAGCGAACGGCATCGTGCGCTGATCCTGGCGGCCGGGCGTATGGGCAGCTGGACGTTCGACACCGCCACTGGCGCTTTGGACGCATCGTCATTGTGCCGTCGCAATTTCGGCCGCGATCCGGCGCTGCCGTTCAGCTATGCCGATTGGCAGGCGGCTATCCACCCGGAAGATCGAGACCGCGTCAACGCCGCGATCCGCGACAGCCTGAACAGCGGTTGCGACTATGACGTCGAATATCGCGTGGTGACGCCCGATGGCGGGATACGCTGGGTCGCGGTGCGCGCGCAGCCCGCCCGGCTGGCCGATGGTGCCGCCACAGGCCTGGCCGGCATATCGATCGACATCACCGATCGTAAACATATGGAAGACGCGCTGCGGACATCGGCCGCAACGCTGGAGCATCTGGTCGAAGAACGGACACGTGAACTGGTACGGACGCAGGACGCGTTGCGCCAGTCGCAGAAGCTGGAAGCCATGGGCCAGCTGACCGGCGGGGTCGCGCATGACTTCAACAATCTGCTAACCCCCATCATCGGCAGCCTCGACCTGCTGCACCGGCGACAGGTGGGCGGCGAACGGGAACAGCGGGTGATCGCCGGCGCGCTGGATTCAGCCGACCGGGCGCGGACGCTGGTCCAGCGATTGCTGGCCTTCGCTCGCCGCCAACCGCTCAAACCCGAACCGGTCGATTTGGGCTCACTGGTGCGCGGCATGGCGGAACTGATCGGTACGACGCTGGGGCCTCAGATCAAAGTCCGGCTCGATCTGGCGACCGACCTGCCTTCTGCCCTTGCCGATGCGCATCAGGTCGAAATGGCGCTGCTCAACCTCGCGGTCAATGCGCGCGACGCGATGCCCCGTGGCGGCGAATTCGTCCTGTCCGCGGATTATATCGACCAGCCTGACGCCGTGGCGAATAGCGTGAAGCCAGGGCGTTATGTCATCCTGCGCGTGGCCGATACGGGCGTTGGCATGAACGCCGAAACGCGGCGGCGCGCAATCGAGCCTTTCTTCTCTACCAAGGGTGTCGGGCAAGGGACTGGCCTTGGCCTGTCCATGGCCCATGGGCTGGCGTTGCAACTGGGTGGCGCGCTGACGATCGACAGCGCGCCGGGACACGGGACAGCCGTCGCGCTGTGGCTGCCGGTGAGCGAGCGAAACCCGATCGAGGCCCGCGATGCGCCGACATGGCAGACGGCCTTCACAGGGACCGCCCTGCTGGTCGATGACGAGGATATTGTGCGCGCCAGCACGGCGGATATGCTTACGGATCTGGGCTTCCAGGTAATGGAGGCCCGCTCCGGGGCGGAGGCGATCGCATGTCTGAATCGGGCAGACAGCATCGACATCATGGTCACCGATCATATCATGCCGAACATGACCGGTGTCGAACTGGCGCGGGAAATCGCGCTGATCGACCCCATGCTGCCTGTGTTGATCGTATCGGGCTATTCCGATGCCGTCGGGCTGGCGTCCAGCCTGCCGCGTCTGGGCAAGCCGTTCCGGCAGGCGGACCTGGCCGCGGTGCTGGCGACCATCCTTCCCACGCCGCTGACTCCACCGATGGACATTGCGCAGGATCAGCGCCAGGACTGA
- the maiA gene encoding maleylacetoacetate isomerase, which produces MEMHDTALTLHGYWRSGTSYRTRIALNAKGLAYRQVSHDLRTGEQRAPDYLALNPQGLVPALEAHGQLLTQSSAIIEWLDERYPDPPLLPAEMDDRAIVRAMAMIVACDVHPLNNVRVLNRLRDELNAGPDALRDWTGHWIMAGFGALEVMVARHGGRFCFGDRLTLADCHIVPQLYSAERFGVDLHAFPRLVETVRRVREEPCVAAAHPDRQADAD; this is translated from the coding sequence ATGGAGATGCACGACACCGCTCTGACATTGCACGGCTATTGGCGGTCGGGCACCAGCTATCGCACCCGGATCGCGCTCAATGCGAAGGGGTTGGCCTATCGCCAGGTGAGCCATGATCTGCGGACCGGCGAACAGCGTGCGCCCGATTATCTGGCGCTCAATCCGCAGGGGCTGGTGCCGGCGCTGGAGGCGCACGGGCAGCTTCTGACCCAATCCAGCGCGATCATCGAATGGCTCGACGAACGCTATCCCGATCCGCCGCTGTTGCCGGCCGAGATGGATGATCGGGCCATTGTCCGCGCCATGGCGATGATCGTCGCCTGCGATGTCCATCCGCTCAACAATGTGCGCGTGCTCAATCGCCTTCGCGATGAACTGAACGCCGGGCCGGATGCGCTGCGTGACTGGACCGGCCACTGGATCATGGCGGGTTTCGGCGCGCTCGAAGTGATGGTTGCGCGCCATGGCGGTCGCTTCTGCTTTGGCGACAGGCTGACGCTCGCGGACTGCCATATCGTTCCGCAACTCTATTCGGCAGAGCGGTTCGGCGTCGACCTCCATGCCTTCCCCCGCCTGGTCGAAACCGTCCGCCGCGTGCGCGAGGAGCCGTGTGTCGCCGCCGCCCATCCCGACAGGCAGGCCGACGCGGACTGA
- a CDS encoding SDR family NAD(P)-dependent oxidoreductase, translating into MDALPTTPSFRLDGRRALVTGAGRGIGLACAAALGQAGAHVTLAARSRSEIEAGAQAIQAAGGQADTLLIDVNDVAGTAAALDGVAPFDILLNNAGTNRPKPFIEVSEDDYDAVLGLNLRAAFFVAQCVARRMINAGLRGSIIHMGSQMGHVGGPRRSLYCASKWGLEGLSKAMALDLAPNGIRSNTVAPTFIETPMTRPFFEDKAFLAGVLEKIKLGRLGTVEDLMGVVVFLASDAAALMTGTSLVVDGGWTAE; encoded by the coding sequence ATGGATGCGCTTCCCACGACGCCGAGTTTCCGGCTGGATGGCAGGCGGGCGCTGGTGACGGGGGCGGGGCGGGGCATCGGCCTTGCCTGCGCCGCCGCGCTGGGGCAGGCGGGCGCGCATGTCACGCTGGCGGCGCGCAGCAGGAGCGAGATCGAGGCAGGCGCGCAGGCGATCCAGGCGGCGGGCGGACAGGCTGACACGCTGCTGATCGACGTCAATGATGTGGCGGGCACGGCGGCGGCGTTGGACGGCGTAGCGCCGTTCGACATATTGCTGAACAATGCTGGGACCAACCGGCCCAAGCCCTTCATCGAAGTCTCGGAAGACGATTATGATGCGGTGCTGGGCCTCAACCTGCGCGCCGCTTTCTTCGTGGCGCAATGTGTTGCGCGACGGATGATCAACGCGGGGCTGCGCGGGTCGATCATCCATATGGGGTCGCAGATGGGCCATGTCGGCGGTCCGCGCCGATCGCTCTATTGCGCGTCCAAATGGGGGCTGGAGGGATTGAGCAAGGCGATGGCGCTCGACCTCGCCCCCAATGGCATCCGTTCCAACACGGTCGCGCCTACCTTCATCGAAACCCCGATGACCAGGCCTTTTTTCGAGGACAAGGCGTTCCTGGCCGGCGTGTTGGAGAAGATCAAGCTGGGGCGGCTGGGCACAGTGGAGGATCTGATGGGCGTTGTGGTGTTTTTAGCCTCCGACGCGGCCGCATTGATGACCGGCACCAGCCTGGTCGTGGACGGCGGCTGGACTGCTGAATGA
- the hisD gene encoding histidinol dehydrogenase: protein MARYLKRGATAQSKADADRKVRDIVEAALADIETRGDAAVREMSIKFDGWDRDDYRLSQAEIDACVDSLTPQERKDIEFAQTQVRNFAQIQRASMQDVEVETLPGVILGHKNLPVNAAGCYVPGGKYPLLASAHMSVITAKVAGVPRVITCAPPFQGQPARAIVAAQAMAGADAIYALGGIQAIGAMALGTQSIDPIDILVGPGNAFVAEAKRQLFGRVGIDLFAGPTETLVIADEIGCDAELAATDLLGQAEHGPDSPAVLLTTSEKLARETIREIERLLLILPTADYARKAWDIYGEVIVAEDDAEMVRIADAIASEHVQVMTADPDYFLQNMTNYGALFLGARTNVSFGDKVIGTNHTLPTKKSARYTGGLWVGKFIKTCTYQRVLTDEASALIGEYCSRLCGLEGFAGHGEQANVRVRRYGGRDVPYAGMAEPTPATAA from the coding sequence ATGGCGCGATATTTGAAGCGTGGCGCAACGGCGCAATCGAAGGCGGATGCCGACCGCAAGGTGCGTGATATCGTCGAGGCGGCACTGGCCGATATCGAAACGCGTGGCGACGCCGCAGTGCGCGAGATGTCGATCAAGTTCGACGGCTGGGATCGCGATGATTATCGCCTGAGCCAGGCGGAAATCGACGCCTGCGTCGACAGCCTGACGCCGCAGGAGCGCAAGGACATCGAATTTGCGCAGACGCAGGTGCGCAATTTCGCCCAGATCCAGCGCGCCTCCATGCAGGATGTGGAGGTGGAGACGCTGCCTGGCGTGATCCTGGGTCACAAGAATCTGCCGGTCAACGCCGCTGGCTGCTATGTGCCCGGCGGCAAATATCCGCTGCTGGCGTCGGCCCATATGTCGGTCATCACCGCCAAGGTGGCCGGCGTGCCGCGCGTCATCACCTGCGCGCCGCCCTTCCAGGGTCAGCCCGCCCGCGCCATCGTGGCGGCGCAGGCGATGGCCGGGGCCGACGCCATCTATGCGCTGGGCGGCATCCAGGCGATCGGCGCCATGGCGCTGGGAACACAGAGCATCGACCCGATCGACATATTGGTCGGGCCGGGCAACGCCTTCGTCGCCGAAGCCAAGCGGCAATTGTTCGGCCGCGTCGGCATCGACCTGTTCGCTGGCCCGACCGAGACGCTGGTCATCGCCGACGAGATCGGTTGCGACGCCGAACTGGCGGCGACCGATCTGTTGGGGCAGGCGGAGCATGGGCCGGACAGCCCGGCCGTGCTGCTCACTACATCGGAAAAGCTGGCGCGCGAGACGATACGGGAAATAGAGCGCCTGCTACTGATCCTGCCGACGGCGGACTATGCGCGCAAGGCATGGGACATTTATGGCGAAGTGATCGTGGCGGAAGATGATGCCGAGATGGTCCGTATTGCGGACGCGATCGCGTCTGAGCATGTTCAGGTGATGACCGCCGACCCGGACTATTTCCTGCAGAATATGACCAATTACGGCGCGCTGTTCCTGGGCGCGCGCACCAATGTCAGCTTCGGCGACAAGGTGATCGGCACCAACCATACGCTGCCCACCAAAAAATCGGCCCGCTATACCGGCGGGCTGTGGGTCGGCAAGTTCATCAAGACCTGCACCTATCAGAGGGTGCTGACGGACGAGGCCTCCGCGCTGATCGGGGAATATTGCAGCCGCCTGTGCGGGCTGGAGGGCTTTGCCGGTCATGGCGAGCAGGCCAATGTCCGCGTGCGCCGTTATGGCGGGCGCGACGTGCCTTATGCCGGCATGGCGGAACCGACCCCGGCGACGGCGGCATGA